In Bacteriovorax stolpii, a single genomic region encodes these proteins:
- a CDS encoding NADH-quinone oxidoreductase subunit A, translated as MEFLSFTIFLIICTALGLVLMFISNFLGQKAKQVRTNDIYESGVNPVGSATRQYDIKFYLTAIMFLLFDVEIVFLLPWALAYNNASNLGFMVAGFIFFMAVLLVGYIFVINSKALEWEK; from the coding sequence ATGGAATTTTTATCTTTTACAATTTTCTTAATCATCTGCACGGCCCTGGGGCTCGTGCTGATGTTTATTTCAAACTTCCTTGGCCAAAAAGCTAAACAAGTAAGAACCAATGACATTTACGAATCAGGGGTAAACCCGGTTGGAAGTGCCACAAGACAGTACGACATTAAGTTCTATCTTACGGCGATTATGTTCCTTCTTTTCGACGTGGAAATTGTGTTCCTTCTTCCGTGGGCACTTGCTTATAACAATGCAAGCAACCTTGGTTTTATGGTGGCGGGATTTATCTTCTTCATGGCCGTCTTACTAGTTGGATACATCTTTGTTATCAATTCAAAAGCGCTAGAGTGGGAAAAATAA
- the nuoL gene encoding NADH-quinone oxidoreductase subunit L: MYENYLALIPFFPLLAFLLNSALIRNKLNNVQAGIITFLSLFISFILVVMTSLHVLKNGPVTVHLWQWMQYGDIKFDIAFVMDELAVILSLMVTGIGSAIAFFSIGYMDHEEKVGKFFAFFALFAFSMLLLVHGENFLVLFMGWEGVGLSSYLLIGFWYEHTKNGNAAKKAFLANRVGDFGLVLGMIGFALVFNTLSFKDLQHPDMSIILANKEILIASSLLLVLGACGKSAQIPLFIWLPDAMMGPTPVSALMHAATMVTAGIFMLCRVSNVIVHFPVVLDVIAWIGALTALLASLIAITQTDIKKILAYSTVSQLGYMILACGVGAFSTGMFHVFTHAFFKALLFLCAASVIYGCHHEQNIFKMGGLKKKMPITFWTFTVGFLAIAGIPGFSGFFSKDEILAMALTNPGNGVWLYSVALITALLTAFYMMRMLVLVFIVEPAKHDDHHDHHAHAKHDDHGHDNHGHHEIHESPSVMTVPLIILAICSFAAGYVGLPHALSHEHARLFQEFLERFVAKTEGHAHLSAQTEFIMMGVTTVLILCSMGLAYYIYVKNDHNKMRDSLKAKFLTLWTISSTKFKVDEFYELAIIKPLYQIGHFLVDVIEAHVINGIVKLVTKATTEGGHLLDDNKPEKLEMGILYIVIGLAVVLTVIFNAFIFR, from the coding sequence ATGTACGAAAACTATCTGGCGCTGATTCCTTTCTTTCCTTTACTGGCATTCTTACTTAACTCTGCTTTGATTAGAAATAAGTTAAATAATGTACAGGCCGGTATCATTACTTTCCTATCACTGTTTATTTCGTTCATCTTAGTTGTCATGACTTCGCTTCATGTCCTAAAGAACGGGCCAGTGACGGTTCACCTATGGCAGTGGATGCAATACGGGGATATCAAATTTGATATCGCATTCGTAATGGACGAACTTGCTGTTATCCTGAGCTTAATGGTTACAGGGATTGGTAGTGCTATTGCTTTCTTCTCAATTGGTTATATGGACCACGAGGAAAAAGTTGGAAAGTTCTTTGCCTTCTTCGCCCTATTTGCTTTCTCAATGCTTCTTCTTGTTCACGGTGAGAACTTCCTTGTTCTTTTCATGGGATGGGAAGGTGTAGGTCTATCTTCTTACCTTCTAATCGGTTTCTGGTATGAACATACTAAAAACGGTAATGCAGCTAAAAAAGCTTTCCTTGCTAACCGCGTGGGAGACTTTGGTCTGGTTCTTGGGATGATCGGGTTTGCACTTGTGTTCAACACTCTATCTTTCAAAGATCTTCAGCACCCAGATATGAGCATCATCTTAGCTAACAAAGAAATCCTGATTGCTTCAAGCTTACTTCTGGTTCTTGGTGCTTGTGGTAAGTCGGCCCAGATCCCTCTATTCATCTGGCTTCCAGATGCGATGATGGGTCCAACTCCAGTTTCTGCCCTAATGCACGCGGCGACGATGGTTACTGCAGGTATCTTCATGCTTTGCCGTGTTTCAAACGTTATCGTTCACTTCCCGGTTGTTCTTGATGTGATCGCATGGATTGGAGCTCTAACAGCTCTACTTGCTTCACTGATTGCTATCACCCAAACAGATATTAAGAAGATCCTTGCTTACTCAACTGTTTCTCAGCTTGGGTACATGATCTTAGCTTGTGGTGTTGGTGCATTCTCAACAGGTATGTTCCACGTTTTCACACACGCTTTCTTTAAGGCCCTTTTATTCCTTTGTGCAGCTTCTGTTATTTACGGATGTCACCACGAACAAAACATCTTTAAGATGGGTGGACTTAAAAAGAAAATGCCAATCACTTTCTGGACGTTCACAGTTGGATTCCTGGCGATTGCCGGTATCCCTGGGTTCTCTGGATTCTTCTCTAAAGATGAAATTTTAGCGATGGCCTTAACTAATCCTGGAAACGGTGTTTGGTTATACTCAGTTGCTCTAATCACTGCACTCCTGACAGCTTTCTATATGATGAGAATGTTAGTTCTCGTCTTCATCGTTGAGCCAGCTAAGCATGACGATCACCATGATCACCACGCTCACGCTAAACACGATGACCATGGACACGACAATCACGGGCACCATGAAATTCATGAGTCTCCAAGTGTGATGACTGTTCCACTAATCATCCTGGCAATCTGTTCGTTTGCAGCTGGATACGTTGGTCTTCCACACGCTCTAAGCCACGAGCACGCTCGTCTTTTCCAGGAATTCCTGGAAAGATTCGTCGCTAAAACAGAAGGACACGCTCACCTTTCAGCTCAAACTGAATTTATCATGATGGGTGTAACGACAGTTCTGATCCTTTGTTCAATGGGTCTGGCTTACTACATTTATGTGAAGAATGATCACAACAAGATGAGAGACAGCCTAAAAGCTAAGTTCCTTACTCTTTGGACAATCAGCTCAACGAAATTCAAAGTTGATGAGTTCTATGAACTGGCGATCATCAAGCCTCTTTACCAAATCGGCCACTTCCTGGTTGATGTTATTGAAGCACACGTGATCAACGGAATTGTAAAACTAGTAACGAAGGCAACAACTGAAGGTGGTCATTTATTAGATGACAACAAACCAGAAAAGCTGGAAATGGGAATCCTTTATATCGTTATCGGATTAGCAGTTGTTCTTACAGTAATTTTTAACGCATTTATTTTTAGATAA
- the nuoK gene encoding NADH-quinone oxidoreductase subunit NuoK has translation MSSIYYYLAGFLFTLGLLGTIFKKDLISILLCLELMMGAVGLLTILFSRSTGLLESQILVFFMIIVSACEVAIGLSLIIALYRKKQTIYTDDIKIITE, from the coding sequence ATGAGTAGTATTTATTATTACCTGGCCGGGTTTTTATTCACTCTTGGCCTTTTAGGTACAATTTTTAAAAAAGACCTTATCTCTATCCTTCTATGTCTTGAATTAATGATGGGAGCAGTAGGTCTTCTGACAATTCTTTTTTCTCGTTCGACTGGATTATTAGAATCTCAAATTCTGGTTTTCTTCATGATCATCGTGTCGGCATGTGAAGTTGCGATCGGATTAAGCTTAATCATCGCGCTTTATAGAAAGAAGCAAACAATTTATACAGACGATATTAAAATCATAACCGAGTAA
- the nuoH gene encoding NADH-quinone oxidoreductase subunit NuoH has translation MLETILEILVKTVIILGLPLGALPLIIHVERRGAAFIQRRLGPNRVGPFGLLQPLADVAKFMFKEEVYPSHVRPFFYPAAPLVALVVALLPLACIPVAAPFEAFGMTIFPEVFRSDMGIFFAFAVSALGSYGILLAGWASNNKYSMLGALRACAQMVSYELSLSAALVAMIFVYGTNDIHVMVEAQTGYWFGFLPKWGVFMQPLACLLFLVGIFAESNRLPFDLAEGESEIVAGFHLEYSSMKFAIFFMAEYIHMIALSMIFIILFFGGYSLLPGMDLIPTSSPFVLPILQMVSLITKVALMIWFFVWVRWTFPRFRYDQLMHLGWERLLPLGLVNLIVTVLFVYFRNQ, from the coding sequence ATGTTAGAAACGATTCTTGAAATATTAGTCAAAACTGTAATCATCCTGGGTCTTCCCCTGGGTGCACTACCGCTTATTATTCACGTAGAAAGAAGAGGCGCGGCTTTCATCCAAAGAAGACTTGGACCAAACCGTGTTGGACCGTTCGGACTTCTTCAGCCACTTGCTGACGTTGCGAAGTTCATGTTCAAAGAAGAAGTTTATCCTTCTCACGTTCGTCCGTTCTTCTACCCGGCAGCTCCACTAGTTGCTCTGGTTGTGGCACTTCTTCCACTTGCATGTATTCCTGTTGCCGCTCCTTTTGAGGCTTTCGGAATGACAATTTTCCCGGAAGTTTTTAGAAGTGACATGGGGATCTTCTTTGCTTTTGCTGTTTCAGCTTTAGGGTCTTACGGGATTCTTCTTGCTGGATGGGCATCAAACAACAAATACTCAATGCTTGGTGCACTTCGTGCCTGTGCTCAGATGGTTTCATACGAACTTTCACTTTCAGCAGCTCTTGTTGCGATGATCTTCGTTTACGGAACTAACGACATCCACGTGATGGTTGAAGCTCAAACTGGTTACTGGTTTGGATTCCTGCCAAAATGGGGTGTGTTCATGCAACCACTTGCATGTCTTCTATTCCTTGTAGGTATCTTTGCTGAATCAAACCGTCTTCCATTCGACCTTGCAGAAGGTGAATCAGAGATCGTTGCTGGTTTCCACTTAGAGTATTCTTCAATGAAATTTGCGATCTTTTTCATGGCGGAATATATCCACATGATCGCACTTTCGATGATTTTCATTATTCTTTTCTTCGGTGGATACAGTCTACTTCCAGGTATGGATTTAATCCCGACTTCATCGCCGTTTGTCCTTCCAATTCTTCAGATGGTTTCTTTGATTACTAAAGTTGCTCTGATGATCTGGTTCTTCGTATGGGTTCGTTGGACATTCCCAAGATTCCGTTACGATCAATTAATGCACTTAGGATGGGAGCGTTTATTACCATTAGGGCTTGTTAACCTTATTGTAACTGTTCTCTTTGTATATTTTAGGAATCAATAA
- the nuoL gene encoding NADH-quinone oxidoreductase subunit L — translation MDYTISTVAPIVLLPFFAFVINVFLAKRVPIAAVALSTLAIFGSFIYALRIFLDFQNVYAVNYHIHKVFTWFDLSAGEHLFKVNMGIYIDNMTATMLLMVTAVATLIHVFSTWYMHDDARFARFFVYMSLFTSAMLGLVVSDNLLSVFIFWELMGFCSYSLIGFYYEKEGAGNASMKAFMTTRVGDVFFLMGILIIWVLAGSTTFVDLYAAIGAGKFAGTFNAFGLALPIATIAALCIFAGTMGKSAQFPIHVWLPDAMFGPTPCSALIHAATMVAAGVYLSLRVFPLMEAGHITMFIAYIGAITAFGAATIALIQTDLKAVLAYSTISQLGYMVIGIGVGSYNAAFMHLITHAVFKACLFLSAGSVIHSIHCQEMPQMGGLRKKLPYTFFAMLLCCFAIAGVPFFSGFVSKDRILGDALVMALDNKAYIPVALLGFGGALLTAFYMFRMLFLTFFGEPRDHHIYDHAHDEHIGWNSNVPLLILSVFTLGLFYSGSFTGQGEVNVFGSKYEWFQTLIHKPEVAHLEHFAHYEKEDFGTTDTRDKVELPKAAYDANHGMDDHRAHHVHLVHKIGAVMSIIIAFAGIFIAYSMYVKKTLNPGWWAETFAGWRRALQGKYYFDDLYIGKIIQKGLVPFNALLAKFDWDFYDAMVIDGTAVLNRWAYNISRWIDNNIVDSGMVDGTGASVRLMNVLLRTLQSGRVQLYFVVLVVVLASYVLTLRF, via the coding sequence ATGGATTACACAATCTCAACCGTTGCACCTATTGTACTACTACCGTTCTTTGCTTTCGTGATTAACGTTTTCCTGGCAAAACGCGTTCCGATCGCAGCAGTAGCACTAAGTACATTGGCAATTTTCGGTTCATTTATTTACGCTTTAAGAATCTTCTTAGATTTTCAAAACGTATATGCTGTTAACTACCACATCCACAAAGTTTTCACCTGGTTTGACTTAAGTGCCGGTGAACACCTGTTTAAAGTAAACATGGGTATCTATATAGATAACATGACAGCAACTATGCTTTTAATGGTTACGGCCGTTGCGACCCTGATCCATGTTTTCTCAACTTGGTACATGCACGATGATGCGCGCTTTGCCCGCTTCTTCGTTTATATGTCTCTCTTTACTTCAGCGATGCTTGGACTTGTTGTTTCAGACAACCTGCTTTCAGTGTTCATCTTCTGGGAGTTAATGGGATTCTGTTCTTACTCTCTAATTGGTTTCTACTACGAGAAAGAAGGTGCCGGAAACGCTTCAATGAAAGCTTTCATGACAACAAGAGTTGGGGACGTTTTCTTCCTAATGGGTATCCTTATTATTTGGGTTCTTGCAGGAAGCACAACTTTCGTTGATCTTTATGCAGCTATCGGAGCTGGAAAATTCGCAGGAACTTTCAATGCATTCGGTTTAGCTCTTCCAATCGCAACTATCGCGGCTCTTTGTATTTTTGCAGGTACAATGGGTAAATCAGCTCAGTTCCCAATCCACGTTTGGCTACCAGATGCGATGTTTGGACCGACTCCATGTTCGGCCCTAATCCACGCTGCAACAATGGTTGCCGCTGGGGTTTACCTTTCACTAAGAGTTTTCCCACTTATGGAAGCTGGACATATCACTATGTTCATCGCTTACATCGGTGCAATCACAGCTTTCGGAGCTGCTACAATCGCCCTGATCCAGACGGATCTAAAAGCGGTTCTTGCCTACTCAACAATTTCTCAGCTTGGTTACATGGTTATTGGTATCGGTGTTGGTTCATACAACGCTGCTTTCATGCACTTAATTACTCACGCTGTATTTAAAGCATGTCTATTCCTTTCAGCTGGTTCAGTTATCCACTCAATCCACTGCCAGGAAATGCCACAAATGGGTGGTCTTCGTAAGAAGCTTCCATATACATTCTTCGCAATGCTACTTTGCTGTTTTGCTATTGCCGGAGTTCCGTTCTTCTCAGGATTTGTTTCTAAGGATAGAATCCTTGGTGACGCTCTTGTAATGGCCCTTGATAACAAAGCCTATATCCCGGTAGCTCTACTTGGATTTGGTGGTGCACTTCTAACAGCTTTCTACATGTTCAGAATGCTGTTCTTAACTTTCTTTGGAGAGCCACGCGATCACCACATTTACGACCACGCTCATGACGAACACATTGGATGGAACTCAAACGTTCCTCTACTAATCCTTTCTGTGTTCACACTTGGTCTATTCTACTCTGGGTCTTTCACGGGTCAGGGAGAAGTAAACGTTTTCGGATCAAAATACGAATGGTTCCAGACTTTAATTCACAAACCAGAAGTCGCTCACCTGGAGCACTTTGCTCACTATGAAAAAGAAGATTTCGGAACAACAGATACTCGTGACAAAGTTGAGCTTCCAAAAGCAGCTTACGATGCTAATCACGGAATGGATGATCACAGAGCTCACCACGTTCACCTGGTTCACAAAATCGGTGCGGTTATGTCGATCATCATCGCTTTCGCGGGGATCTTCATCGCTTACTCAATGTACGTGAAGAAAACTCTTAACCCTGGATGGTGGGCAGAAACGTTTGCTGGATGGAGAAGAGCTCTTCAAGGCAAGTACTACTTCGACGACCTTTATATCGGAAAAATCATTCAAAAAGGACTGGTTCCATTCAATGCGCTTCTGGCGAAGTTTGACTGGGATTTCTACGATGCAATGGTTATCGATGGAACTGCGGTTCTTAACCGTTGGGCCTATAACATTTCTCGTTGGATCGACAACAATATCGTCGACAGCGGAATGGTTGATGGAACAGGAGCAAGTGTTCGTTTAATGAACGTTCTACTTCGCACACTTCAATCAGGGCGAGTGCAATTGTACTTTGTAGTCCTGGTTGTTGTATTAGCTAGCTACGTTTTAACATTAAGATTTTAG
- a CDS encoding NADH-quinone oxidoreductase subunit N: MHLNYLASIGRYVPEVILVLLMVGLIILETTYKEDEKNRRYIFITSMIGLVATFAALLANLGGKAEAIFSNAVVIDDFSTLLKMVMVLGTIAAIYLSRFSRDIYETLKTEFAIMAVGILIGGFLLASANNMLTLYIGIETLSILSYVMASFKKNDERSSEAGLKYALYGGVSAGIMLFGLSHIFGVLGTIQFAGVAKMIPTLTTAQLAIIMPSFVLFFAGIGYKIASVPFHMWSPDVYEGSPTPVTTFFAIVPKLAGIAVLIRISATFFTVDSTLKIGWVGLMLVISALTMTVGNVTAIGQKSVKRMLAYSSISHAGVMLAGLVVINDVGVRSVVFYGITYLFMTLVAFYITSIVQDKYGNDNFDRFSGLAFRYPFMAVMMAVTMFSLTGLPPLAGFVAKYNILASLVATKNYTLAIILGLNSVVSAYYYLKIVRLMTLKPQESDEEIEGFGFLNQMIIVSMTLPIFTLGIFWESIMSLAGNAKLFIQ, translated from the coding sequence ATGCATTTAAATTATTTGGCAAGTATCGGTCGTTATGTTCCAGAAGTTATTCTGGTGCTTTTAATGGTTGGCCTTATTATTCTTGAAACGACTTATAAAGAAGATGAAAAGAATAGAAGATATATCTTCATCACGAGCATGATCGGACTTGTGGCGACTTTCGCTGCACTTCTGGCAAACCTTGGTGGAAAAGCAGAAGCAATCTTTAGCAACGCAGTTGTGATTGATGACTTCTCTACTCTTCTAAAGATGGTGATGGTTCTTGGAACAATCGCAGCTATCTACCTGAGCCGTTTTTCAAGAGACATTTACGAAACTCTTAAAACAGAGTTTGCGATCATGGCAGTTGGTATCCTTATCGGGGGATTCCTTCTAGCTTCAGCAAACAACATGCTGACTCTTTATATCGGTATCGAAACACTTTCGATCCTTTCATATGTAATGGCCTCTTTCAAAAAGAATGACGAGAGATCAAGCGAAGCTGGTCTTAAGTACGCTCTTTACGGTGGGGTTTCAGCAGGTATCATGCTTTTTGGTCTGTCACATATCTTCGGTGTTCTTGGAACAATCCAGTTTGCTGGTGTTGCAAAAATGATCCCGACGTTAACGACAGCTCAACTAGCGATCATCATGCCTTCATTTGTTCTTTTCTTTGCTGGTATCGGATACAAGATCGCATCTGTTCCTTTCCACATGTGGTCACCAGATGTTTACGAAGGATCCCCTACTCCAGTAACAACTTTCTTTGCGATCGTTCCAAAACTAGCAGGGATCGCAGTTCTAATCAGAATCTCGGCTACGTTCTTCACAGTGGATTCAACTCTTAAAATTGGATGGGTTGGATTAATGCTGGTGATTTCAGCACTTACTATGACAGTTGGTAACGTAACAGCTATCGGGCAAAAATCAGTTAAGAGAATGCTGGCTTATTCATCAATCTCTCACGCTGGTGTAATGCTTGCTGGTCTTGTTGTTATTAATGATGTTGGTGTTCGTTCAGTAGTTTTCTACGGAATCACATACCTTTTCATGACTCTTGTTGCTTTCTACATCACAAGCATCGTTCAGGATAAATACGGCAACGATAACTTCGACCGTTTCTCGGGCCTTGCTTTCAGATACCCATTTATGGCAGTGATGATGGCCGTAACTATGTTCTCACTAACTGGTCTTCCGCCATTAGCTGGGTTCGTAGCGAAGTACAACATCCTGGCTTCACTGGTTGCAACTAAGAACTACACGCTGGCAATCATCCTGGGGTTAAACTCAGTTGTGTCAGCTTACTACTATCTGAAGATCGTTCGTCTAATGACTCTTAAACCTCAAGAGTCTGATGAAGAAATCGAAGGTTTCGGATTCTTAAACCAGATGATTATTGTTTCAATGACTCTGCCAATTTTCACACTAGGGATTTTCTGGGAAAGCATTATGTCTCTAGCTGGCAACGCAAAGTTATTCATTCAGTAA
- a CDS encoding NADH-quinone oxidoreductase subunit J family protein encodes MFSNTLFLVSALLTIGGAVAVVVSKNLMHACIYLLASLFGVAGLYACIGADFLAATQLVVYAGGVIILMLFAIMLTGGSGNRVNKYGLEKIPAMGNPKTFFFAGFAALVSAAVLIKVLVPVFRNSGTLVATDNAPTVERIGTLLATDHILAFEISSVLLLGALIGAAVISRPRKEIHD; translated from the coding sequence GTGTTTTCAAATACACTCTTTTTAGTTTCTGCATTACTCACTATTGGTGGGGCAGTGGCAGTTGTTGTGAGTAAAAACCTGATGCACGCTTGTATCTACCTTCTTGCTTCATTATTTGGAGTGGCTGGTCTTTACGCTTGTATTGGAGCTGACTTCCTGGCGGCAACTCAGTTAGTTGTTTACGCTGGTGGGGTTATCATTCTAATGCTTTTCGCGATCATGCTTACAGGTGGTTCTGGAAACCGCGTAAACAAATATGGTCTTGAGAAAATCCCGGCAATGGGTAACCCAAAGACTTTCTTCTTTGCTGGTTTCGCGGCCCTTGTTTCAGCGGCAGTCCTTATTAAGGTACTGGTTCCTGTTTTTAGAAACAGCGGGACTTTAGTTGCGACAGACAATGCTCCGACTGTTGAAAGAATTGGAACACTTTTAGCGACAGATCACATCTTAGCTTTTGAAATTTCATCGGTTCTACTACTGGGCGCTCTTATTGGTGCAGCAGTAATTTCTAGACCAAGGAAAGAAATCCATGATTAG
- the nuoK gene encoding NADH-quinone oxidoreductase subunit NuoK yields the protein MISLGAYLGISFILFLCGVMVMVARKNIIAMLLGIELILNASALNFAAYTKFANGNLEGHIMSLFIIVIAAAEAAVGLGIVIRFFQLRESIHIDDAATLQN from the coding sequence ATGATTAGTTTAGGCGCCTACTTAGGCATTTCATTCATTCTATTTCTTTGCGGCGTTATGGTTATGGTCGCAAGAAAAAATATTATCGCAATGTTATTAGGGATCGAGCTTATCCTTAACGCTTCGGCGCTTAACTTCGCGGCTTATACAAAATTCGCTAACGGCAATCTTGAGGGACATATTATGAGTCTTTTCATTATTGTTATCGCTGCTGCTGAAGCTGCGGTTGGATTAGGGATCGTTATCAGATTCTTCCAGTTAAGAGAAAGCATCCATATTGACGATGCGGCAACACTACAGAACTAA
- a CDS encoding complex I subunit 4 family protein, which produces MAGSNLLSWILWMPMLGVLGVLLMPKDKTTWIKSWALINTVITFALTLVLYCKFDQTQAGMQNAFNIAIPWISQFNIFYRLGVDGISLPMVLLTGLLFMLCILSSWTQIKKSIKAYFALLLLLQSTVFGVFFALDFFLFYVYWEVMLIPMFFLIGVWGGENREYAAVKFFLYTFFGSILMLVGIVALYFATNQSVDSFNILALSGGKFSQLTVTIFGQTLSFAKLFFIFMFVGFAIKVPVFPFHTWLPHAHVQAPTAISVILAGVLLKMGTYGFLRIAFPIFPEAAKYFSTAIAWLGLINVIYGALCAMAQNDVKKLIAYSSVSHMGFVMLGLAAMTVQGVNGAVLQMFNHGTSTAMMFFMIGLLYERSHHRWIVKPDGSRGYGGLYTQLPVYSIIFIIGMFASMGLPGLSGFISEALIFLGIYQRFTTITVLALFGLLIGAAYLLWMFKRMFFGEVNPEVKEYEDMTKLEVFYMLPLCVAVILFGIWPSPILNIMKASVGQLVSLLATF; this is translated from the coding sequence GTGGCCGGTTCAAATTTATTAAGTTGGATTCTGTGGATGCCTATGTTGGGAGTTCTTGGTGTATTACTTATGCCAAAGGACAAAACTACTTGGATTAAGAGTTGGGCACTTATCAACACTGTTATTACGTTTGCTCTTACTTTAGTACTATACTGTAAGTTCGATCAGACTCAGGCAGGAATGCAAAATGCATTTAATATTGCGATCCCATGGATTTCGCAATTTAACATTTTCTACCGCCTTGGTGTGGATGGGATCTCACTTCCGATGGTTCTCCTTACTGGATTACTATTCATGCTTTGTATCCTGTCTTCATGGACACAGATCAAAAAATCTATCAAAGCTTACTTCGCTCTACTTCTACTTCTTCAGTCGACAGTATTCGGGGTATTTTTCGCACTAGATTTCTTCCTGTTCTACGTTTACTGGGAAGTAATGCTAATTCCTATGTTCTTCCTTATCGGGGTATGGGGTGGAGAAAACAGAGAATACGCTGCTGTTAAATTCTTCCTTTATACATTCTTTGGATCGATTTTAATGCTTGTTGGTATCGTGGCTCTTTACTTTGCAACTAACCAATCAGTTGATTCATTCAATATCCTTGCTCTTTCAGGCGGGAAGTTCTCTCAACTTACAGTTACTATTTTCGGCCAGACATTATCGTTTGCTAAACTTTTCTTCATCTTCATGTTTGTTGGGTTTGCAATCAAAGTTCCGGTTTTCCCTTTCCACACTTGGTTACCACACGCTCACGTACAAGCTCCAACAGCGATCTCAGTTATCCTGGCAGGGGTTCTACTAAAGATGGGTACATACGGATTCCTAAGAATCGCGTTCCCAATTTTCCCAGAAGCGGCTAAATATTTCTCTACTGCAATCGCATGGCTTGGATTAATTAACGTTATCTACGGTGCTCTATGTGCGATGGCCCAGAACGATGTTAAGAAACTTATCGCTTACTCTTCAGTATCTCACATGGGATTCGTAATGCTTGGACTTGCAGCAATGACTGTTCAAGGTGTTAACGGAGCGGTTCTTCAGATGTTCAACCACGGTACATCAACAGCTATGATGTTCTTCATGATCGGTCTTCTATACGAAAGATCTCACCACAGATGGATCGTTAAGCCAGATGGATCACGTGGATACGGCGGACTTTATACACAACTTCCAGTTTACTCGATCATCTTCATCATCGGTATGTTCGCATCTATGGGACTTCCAGGTCTTTCAGGATTTATCTCTGAAGCCCTTATCTTCCTAGGGATCTACCAACGTTTCACAACTATCACGGTTCTTGCACTATTTGGTCTTCTTATTGGTGCTGCCTACCTTCTATGGATGTTCAAGAGAATGTTCTTTGGAGAAGTTAACCCTGAAGTTAAAGAATACGAAGATATGACTAAGCTTGAAGTGTTTTACATGCTTCCACTTTGTGTTGCTGTAATCCTGTTTGGTATCTGGCCTTCGCCAATCCTGAACATTATGAAAGCTTCAGTAGGACAACTGGTTTCGTTACTAGCAACTTTCTAG
- a CDS encoding NADH-quinone oxidoreductase subunit J family protein: MATDILLTIVTMVFALLVVFSKRTVVAALSLLMTLVCIGMIYFQLGTVFLAAIQVLVNAGAIAILFVFVMMLINLEQFQNNRERGKVKLIVAGVTVLVILGVFALIVNNNIEVLTTVNLTDNSMKSLFDKLFSVYYLPFEMATVLLLAALVACVVITGHEKAVKHEQEEANE; this comes from the coding sequence ATGGCAACTGATATTCTACTGACCATCGTTACGATGGTGTTTGCTCTTTTAGTAGTTTTTTCAAAAAGAACGGTTGTGGCCGCTCTTTCACTCCTGATGACATTAGTTTGTATCGGGATGATTTACTTCCAATTAGGGACTGTATTTCTTGCAGCTATCCAGGTCCTGGTTAACGCCGGTGCGATCGCGATCCTTTTCGTCTTCGTAATGATGCTTATCAACCTTGAGCAATTCCAAAACAACCGTGAAAGAGGAAAAGTGAAGCTGATTGTTGCTGGTGTCACTGTCCTGGTTATCCTTGGTGTGTTTGCTCTTATCGTAAACAACAATATTGAGGTTCTAACAACAGTTAACCTTACTGATAATTCAATGAAGTCACTGTTTGATAAACTTTTCTCGGTTTATTACCTGCCGTTTGAAATGGCGACAGTTCTTCTTTTAGCCGCTCTGGTTGCGTGTGTAGTGATCACTGGTCACGAGAAAGCTGTTAAGCACGAGCAGGAGGAAGCAAATGAGTAG